A section of the Rhodobacteraceae bacterium LMO-JJ12 genome encodes:
- a CDS encoding recombinase family protein — translation MPLIGYARVSTEDQTPLPQSQALKSAGCAEIYEEHASGGNRARPVLGRVLERIQSGDTLVVVRIDRLARSLSHLLEVIERLEARGAFFRSIQDPIDTGSPQGKFTLQVLGAAAEFERALIRERTKAGLASARTKGRVGGNPGLRAKDPAALRKVRLARQDGYMERLNETAQDWVPHVRRLRPDLAWEDVVRIINGPLPEARRWTQSRLLRAVKAYVRDGFLPETVLARAGRRETDDRLPAIVAAIKGADPGITLQAICERLESMRERTPRGRTRWQPSSVKMLLERAERLGLLE, via the coding sequence ATGCCATTGATAGGCTATGCGCGCGTATCCACAGAGGATCAAACCCCCCTGCCCCAGTCGCAGGCCCTGAAATCTGCGGGTTGCGCCGAAATCTATGAAGAGCACGCCTCAGGCGGCAATCGCGCGCGGCCGGTGCTTGGGCGTGTGCTCGAACGCATCCAGAGTGGCGATACGCTGGTCGTCGTGAGGATCGACCGGCTTGCGCGGTCTCTGTCGCATCTGCTGGAAGTGATCGAGCGGCTGGAGGCTAGGGGTGCGTTCTTTCGCTCGATCCAGGACCCGATCGACACTGGATCCCCGCAGGGCAAGTTCACGCTGCAGGTCTTGGGCGCTGCGGCCGAGTTCGAGCGCGCCCTGATCCGGGAGCGCACCAAGGCCGGCCTCGCCAGTGCGCGCACAAAGGGCCGCGTGGGCGGAAACCCTGGACTGCGGGCCAAAGACCCTGCCGCTCTTCGCAAGGTGCGGCTAGCGCGACAGGACGGCTACATGGAGCGTCTGAACGAAACGGCACAAGATTGGGTGCCCCATGTGCGCCGGTTGCGCCCTGACTTGGCCTGGGAAGACGTGGTGCGCATCATCAACGGCCCCTTGCCCGAGGCGCGTCGCTGGACCCAAAGCCGTCTCTTGCGCGCCGTGAAGGCCTATGTCCGCGACGGCTTCCTGCCCGAGACAGTTTTGGCCCGCGCCGGCCGCCGCGAAACCGACGACCGCCTGCCCGCCATCGTCGCCGCCATCAAGGGCGCGGATCCCGGCATTACGCTCCAGGCGATCTGTGAACGGCTGGAATCAATGCGCGAACGCACACCACGTGGCCGAACGAGATGGCAGCCGTCGTCAGTCAAGATGCTGTTGGAGCGGGCGGAGAGGCTGGGGCTGCTTGAGTAG
- a CDS encoding PIN domain-containing protein: MSVEFADTNVVLYLLDDGPKADRAEVILGQGPRISVQVLNESLVNCRRKAGLGWEEAAAFLEGVRALCPVEDLTVQTHDVGRALAERYGFSIYDAMIVASALVAGCTTLWSEDMQDGLLVEGQLRIVNPFA, from the coding sequence ATGAGCGTTGAGTTCGCGGACACGAATGTCGTTCTTTACCTGCTCGACGACGGCCCAAAGGCCGATCGCGCCGAGGTCATCCTGGGGCAGGGGCCCCGGATCAGCGTTCAGGTTCTAAACGAGTCACTGGTGAACTGCCGCCGCAAAGCTGGCCTCGGTTGGGAGGAAGCAGCGGCCTTTCTCGAAGGCGTGCGCGCCTTGTGTCCCGTCGAAGATCTCACCGTGCAGACCCATGACGTCGGCCGCGCTTTGGCGGAACGCTACGGCTTCTCGATCTACGACGCGATGATCGTGGCCAGCGCTTTGGTTGCGGGGTGTACCACGCTGTGGAGCGAGGACATGCAAGATGGCCTGCTGGTGGAAGGCCAGCTTCGCATCGTCAACCCCTTTGCATGA
- a CDS encoding AbrB/MazE/SpoVT family DNA-binding domain-containing protein, translating into MQVAKWGNSLAVRLPAELVRELGLKEGDQIDLVKDDGRVRVRRLARADEVLTGLRRFRGKLSAAERLSRDDAHER; encoded by the coding sequence ATGCAGGTCGCAAAATGGGGTAACTCGCTGGCCGTCCGTTTGCCCGCGGAGCTCGTCCGAGAGCTTGGTCTCAAGGAGGGTGATCAGATCGACCTGGTCAAGGACGACGGTCGGGTCAGAGTCCGTCGCCTTGCTCGTGCGGATGAGGTACTTACCGGCCTGCGCCGCTTCCGGGGCAAGTTGTCCGCAGCAGAACGTCTGAGCCGCGACGACGCACATGAGCGTTGA
- the repA gene encoding plasmid partitioning protein RepA, with amino-acid sequence MSEAEQDLDIAIGHYAELLASNLHAQRAAHFPPDAKKVMRSLTSGEAAELLGVDHTYLRKLHREGKIADVETTAGSHRRYTLDDIWEIRHALEANAKKPGTYVPGRRAGDELQIVSVVNFKGGSGKTTTSAHLAQRLALKGYRVLAIDLDPQASLSALHGIQPELDLMEGGTLYDAVRYDEPVPISDVIRKTYIRGLDLIPGNLELMEFEHETPAAIQRGGARAFFARVRDALDSVEADYDVVVIDCPPQLGFLTMSALSASSGVLVTVHPQMLDLMSMSQFLRMTADLLGVIRDAGANLRFDWLRFLPTRYKVGDAPQTEVIAFIRGLFGRSVLTNHMVESTAISDAGLTKQTLYEADKKDFTRQTFDRAIESMNAVNDEIAAIIQNTWGRNGKKA; translated from the coding sequence ATGAGCGAAGCTGAGCAGGACCTGGACATTGCCATCGGGCACTACGCAGAGCTTCTTGCGTCCAATCTTCATGCGCAACGTGCTGCCCACTTCCCTCCCGACGCCAAAAAAGTCATGCGCAGCCTGACCAGCGGCGAGGCGGCCGAGTTGCTTGGCGTCGATCATACCTACCTTCGCAAGCTTCATCGAGAAGGAAAGATCGCTGACGTCGAAACCACTGCGGGCAGCCACCGGCGATATACCCTCGATGATATCTGGGAGATTCGCCACGCTCTTGAGGCAAACGCGAAGAAGCCTGGAACCTACGTTCCGGGGCGTCGTGCCGGTGACGAGCTTCAGATTGTTTCTGTTGTGAACTTCAAAGGCGGGTCCGGGAAAACGACAACATCCGCTCACCTTGCACAGCGCTTGGCTCTCAAGGGATATCGTGTCCTTGCGATCGATCTGGACCCCCAGGCATCCCTTTCCGCGCTGCATGGCATCCAGCCTGAGCTGGACCTGATGGAGGGTGGCACGCTGTATGATGCGGTTCGCTACGATGAACCGGTCCCGATCTCGGACGTGATCCGCAAGACCTACATCCGTGGTCTTGACCTGATTCCCGGGAACCTCGAGCTCATGGAATTCGAACATGAGACACCGGCAGCCATTCAGCGTGGCGGCGCCCGCGCATTCTTTGCCCGTGTGCGCGACGCGCTCGACAGTGTCGAAGCGGACTATGACGTCGTCGTCATCGACTGTCCGCCGCAGCTTGGTTTTTTAACCATGTCCGCCCTTTCAGCATCTTCAGGGGTGCTTGTTACCGTTCACCCCCAAATGCTCGATCTGATGTCCATGTCGCAGTTTTTGCGCATGACCGCTGATCTGCTTGGCGTCATCCGGGATGCTGGCGCAAACCTTCGCTTCGACTGGCTGCGCTTTCTGCCGACCCGCTACAAGGTGGGTGATGCCCCGCAGACCGAGGTTATTGCTTTCATCCGGGGTCTGTTCGGCAGGTCAGTCCTGACCAACCACATGGTTGAGTCTACTGCGATCTCTGATGCAGGGCTGACGAAGCAGACGCTCTACGAGGCCGACAAGAAGGACTTCACGCGTCAGACTTTCGATCGTGCAATCGAATCCATGAACGCCGTCAACGACGAGATCGCGGCGATCATCCAGAACACGTGGGGACGCAATGGCAAGAAAGCCTAA
- the repB gene encoding plasmid partitioning protein RepB encodes MARKPKLGLPLQTLRNAPDALEGRRLRGGVFEIEPDQIETTGRLDDRLQIETAGLKASISKNGQRVPILVRPLDGDRYSLIYGRRRLEACRELGIKVRAIVTEMEGDQALRDQLLENQERRDLSFIERALVAAALLDGDHLSASERTNKGVAEVLNLTEAGVSQLLSVVRTVGEELVLAIGAAPGIGRPRWEELKKLLGATDADRELLAALAGEAKTSYQGGIDEKSDHAFLAVLSAAGKPEQTTSSSRPRGRPGTVIPGVGAATVTIGRRGKQLKLELKAEESDFVSWLEGNAPQLITELHERWKRSED; translated from the coding sequence ATGGCAAGAAAGCCTAAACTGGGACTGCCACTGCAGACCCTGCGCAACGCGCCCGACGCTCTTGAAGGGCGCAGGCTGCGCGGCGGCGTTTTCGAAATCGAGCCTGACCAAATCGAAACCACAGGTCGGCTCGATGACAGGCTGCAGATTGAGACTGCGGGCCTCAAGGCGTCAATTTCCAAGAACGGACAGCGAGTACCAATCCTCGTCCGGCCGCTTGATGGTGATCGCTACAGCCTGATCTATGGCCGTCGTCGACTGGAAGCTTGCAGAGAACTTGGGATCAAGGTCCGCGCCATTGTCACAGAGATGGAGGGCGATCAGGCACTTCGTGATCAGCTGTTAGAGAACCAGGAGCGGCGGGATCTAAGCTTCATCGAACGAGCGCTTGTTGCCGCAGCCTTGCTCGACGGTGACCATCTGAGCGCATCCGAACGCACTAACAAGGGTGTCGCCGAGGTTCTCAATCTGACCGAGGCAGGAGTGTCGCAGCTGTTAAGCGTGGTCCGCACCGTTGGGGAGGAGTTGGTCCTCGCCATCGGTGCCGCTCCGGGCATTGGTCGGCCCAGGTGGGAAGAGCTCAAGAAGTTGCTGGGGGCTACGGATGCCGATCGCGAACTGCTTGCAGCTTTGGCGGGTGAGGCCAAGACATCCTACCAAGGCGGTATTGACGAGAAATCCGATCATGCATTTTTGGCCGTCCTCTCTGCTGCAGGGAAGCCCGAACAGACCACATCCTCGTCTCGCCCTCGCGGGCGGCCCGGCACGGTGATTCCGGGGGTCGGTGCCGCCACTGTCACGATCGGACGTCGTGGAAAGCAACTCAAGCTCGAGTTGAAGGCCGAGGAGAGCGATTTTGTCAGCTGGCTTGAGGGCAACGCCCCGCAGCTGATCACCGAGCTTCACGAGCGCTGGAAGCGTTCGGAAGACTGA
- a CDS encoding replication initiation protein RepC has product MDYTPISPFMRPISHAHLRVVERPEASVPGKPVNKWELLRELSKAQAAFGVSERDLTVLQGLLSFFPDDALGGNTEMVVFPSNKAICERLNGMPCSTMRRHLARLVEARLLMRRDSPNGKRYVRKRGEDRVAFGFDLSPLYCRAEEIARAAEAVREAEDRVRRLREVVSLMRRDLAALAEFGEEIQPGLGLWDQLRDKAALTARALRRKLSLEDLSAFRTELETLLDQARNVIDGPETEEMNTNDAQCERHHHNSNKESIDLEPALEKGGAAGRAPDDDTGEPVADLEESDTRRVPKIPLHLVIAGCPSLKTFYQGDIRHWHQLFDAACHVRPAMGISVSAWEEAQRCMGPEQASIVVVAMLERFSDIRSPGGYLRALTSKAAAGEFSCGPMVMALIGRRSAA; this is encoded by the coding sequence ATGGATTACACACCGATTTCGCCGTTTATGCGGCCGATCTCGCACGCCCATCTGCGCGTGGTCGAGCGTCCTGAGGCGTCTGTTCCCGGCAAGCCCGTCAACAAGTGGGAGCTCCTCCGTGAGCTGTCCAAGGCACAGGCCGCCTTCGGGGTTTCCGAGCGCGATCTGACCGTTCTTCAGGGACTTCTCAGCTTTTTTCCGGACGATGCGCTTGGCGGGAACACCGAAATGGTCGTCTTCCCATCCAACAAGGCGATCTGCGAGCGGCTGAACGGCATGCCTTGCTCGACGATGCGCCGTCACCTCGCCCGGTTGGTAGAGGCACGCTTGCTCATGCGGCGCGATAGCCCCAATGGGAAGCGGTATGTGCGCAAGCGTGGCGAAGATCGGGTGGCCTTCGGCTTTGATCTCTCCCCGCTCTATTGCCGGGCCGAGGAAATTGCACGGGCTGCAGAGGCTGTGCGTGAGGCCGAGGACCGTGTGCGGCGACTGAGGGAGGTAGTGAGCCTTATGCGTCGCGACTTGGCCGCTCTGGCGGAGTTCGGCGAGGAGATCCAGCCCGGGCTTGGCCTATGGGACCAGCTCCGCGACAAGGCAGCCCTCACCGCCCGCGCTCTTCGCCGCAAACTCTCGCTTGAGGATCTGTCGGCATTTCGGACTGAACTGGAGACCCTTCTTGACCAGGCGCGTAATGTGATTGACGGTCCTGAAACAGAAGAAATGAACACCAATGATGCCCAATGTGAGCGTCACCATCATAATTCAAATAAAGAATCTATAGATCTTGAACCTGCCTTAGAAAAAGGCGGGGCGGCGGGACGCGCGCCTGATGATGATACGGGTGAGCCCGTGGCTGACCTTGAAGAGTCTGACACGAGGCGGGTGCCGAAAATCCCACTCCACCTGGTAATCGCCGGCTGTCCCTCGCTCAAGACTTTCTATCAGGGCGACATTCGACACTGGCACCAACTTTTCGACGCGGCTTGTCATGTAAGGCCGGCCATGGGGATCAGTGTTTCCGCGTGGGAAGAAGCGCAACGCTGCATGGGACCAGAGCAAGCCTCGATCGTCGTCGTGGCCATGCTGGAACGATTCTCTGACATCAGATCACCGGGTGGATACTTGCGGGCGCTGACGTCCAAGGCCGCGGCGGGCGAATTCTCTTGCGGTCCGATGGTCATGGCTTTGATCGGTCGGCGAAGTGCGGCTTAA
- a CDS encoding ATP-binding protein translates to MMWPSSLQVRLGLSLGLVLTILWLAAATVTAVIVRGEMDEVFDSALRETAERILPLAVTDIVGREDQGVTQRLAPIREHDEFFTYIVRDAEGRILLQSHAADPAVFPPYDGPGFGQNATHRLYSDAALQGTISITVAEPLAHRASVALEIQMGLGLPLLVVLPLALASIILAVRFSLAPLHRFRTRLEARGVRDLSEVPAADLPTEIGPLAATLNSLLARLRDAFEAERSFAANAAHELRTPLAGAIAQAQRLRSETKDPTIDARAAEIEATLKRLTRLSERLLQLARAEGGRLRMDQSADVRTITRVVVEDIARTTENGRLTLNLPDTPVLSDIDPDALGILCRNLVENALRHGAQNAPVAVTLTSEGQLIVANEGPAVATETLERLTGRFERADAKTDGSGLGLAIVSAIAERIETSLLLQSPRPGETSGFQASVRLPTDAPNAHVKDREHWP, encoded by the coding sequence ATGATGTGGCCATCCAGCCTTCAGGTACGGCTCGGCTTGTCACTCGGCCTTGTGCTGACGATCCTCTGGCTCGCCGCCGCCACGGTTACCGCGGTGATCGTTCGGGGCGAGATGGACGAGGTCTTCGACAGCGCCCTGCGCGAAACCGCCGAGCGCATCCTTCCGCTGGCCGTGACCGACATCGTCGGCCGAGAAGATCAGGGTGTGACGCAGCGCCTCGCGCCGATCCGGGAGCATGACGAGTTCTTCACCTACATCGTACGCGATGCCGAGGGACGCATTTTGCTGCAATCCCATGCGGCGGACCCTGCCGTGTTCCCTCCATACGACGGGCCGGGATTTGGGCAGAACGCCACACATCGCCTCTACAGCGACGCGGCGCTCCAGGGGACGATCAGCATCACCGTGGCCGAACCGTTGGCGCATCGCGCATCGGTTGCTCTTGAAATCCAGATGGGCCTCGGCCTGCCGCTGCTGGTCGTGCTGCCGTTGGCGCTCGCGTCGATTATTCTCGCTGTGCGCTTTAGCCTCGCCCCTCTCCATCGGTTCCGTACGCGGCTTGAAGCGCGCGGCGTGCGCGACCTGTCAGAAGTACCCGCGGCCGACCTGCCGACCGAAATCGGACCGCTGGCCGCAACCTTGAACAGCCTTTTGGCTCGGTTGCGCGACGCGTTCGAGGCTGAGCGAAGTTTTGCAGCCAATGCGGCTCATGAACTAAGGACACCATTGGCGGGCGCTATCGCCCAGGCGCAGCGACTGCGGTCAGAGACCAAAGATCCGACCATCGACGCCCGTGCCGCCGAGATCGAGGCAACGCTCAAGCGTCTCACTCGGCTTTCCGAGCGTCTCCTGCAGCTTGCGCGGGCGGAAGGCGGTAGACTTCGGATGGACCAGAGCGCTGATGTCAGAACCATCACTCGGGTCGTGGTGGAAGATATCGCGCGCACCACAGAGAACGGGCGCCTTACGTTGAACTTGCCGGACACGCCTGTCTTGTCTGATATCGACCCCGACGCATTAGGAATTCTGTGCCGGAATCTGGTGGAAAACGCCCTACGCCACGGGGCGCAGAATGCCCCAGTCGCGGTTACACTCACGAGCGAGGGGCAGTTGATCGTGGCGAACGAGGGCCCCGCGGTAGCAACCGAAACACTCGAACGCCTGACAGGGCGCTTCGAGAGGGCAGATGCAAAAACTGATGGTAGCGGGCTTGGCCTCGCTATCGTCTCAGCCATCGCAGAACGGATCGAAACCTCTCTCTTGCTCCAGTCACCACGTCCCGGTGAAACTTCTGGATTTCAGGCATCCGTCAGATTGCCAACGGATGCTCCAAATGCCCATGTGAAAGATCGGGAGCATTGGCCTTGA
- a CDS encoding response regulator transcription factor, producing MRILLIEDDTTLGAAVRDQIAADGQSVDWVTRLDAAADAMSATSYDLLLLDLMLPDGRGIGFLKGLRTRGDVTPVIILTALDQVSDRIEGLNAGADDYLVKPFDLSELSARIGSVARRYSGNPNPILTHGPLDIDLAARSVHRDGRHVPLTAREWALFEAFLARPGQLLSKAQLEEKLYAFDAEVESNTIEVHVSRLRKKLGSAIIETERGMGYRLGKP from the coding sequence ATGCGCATATTGCTGATCGAGGACGACACGACTCTTGGCGCTGCCGTGCGCGACCAGATCGCAGCTGATGGCCAGTCAGTAGACTGGGTCACGCGGCTAGACGCGGCGGCAGACGCGATGAGCGCAACCTCTTACGACCTGCTCCTGCTCGACCTCATGCTGCCAGACGGACGTGGTATCGGGTTCCTCAAGGGCCTCAGGACGCGTGGAGACGTGACGCCGGTCATCATCCTGACGGCGCTCGACCAGGTGTCCGATAGGATCGAAGGCCTCAATGCGGGCGCTGACGACTATCTTGTGAAGCCCTTCGACCTGTCGGAACTGTCGGCACGGATCGGATCGGTCGCGCGGCGCTACAGCGGCAACCCCAACCCGATCCTGACCCACGGACCGCTCGACATCGACCTTGCCGCGCGCAGCGTCCATCGGGATGGCAGACATGTGCCGCTGACGGCGCGGGAATGGGCGCTCTTCGAGGCCTTCCTGGCGCGTCCCGGGCAGCTCCTGTCCAAGGCGCAGTTGGAGGAGAAGCTCTACGCTTTCGACGCCGAAGTCGAGAGCAACACCATCGAGGTGCACGTGAGCCGCCTGCGCAAGAAACTGGGGAGCGCCATCATCGAGACCGAGCGCGGCATGGGTTACCGGCTGGGCAAGCCATGA
- a CDS encoding PepSY domain-containing protein, translated as MKKTLTIIGFLAVFTAGAALADDDCFVPMADWQPRDAVAMLAEENGWTVRRIKIDDGCYEIDGRDAEGRAIEVTVHPATLEVIEFEYEDDEDDRRERDHERRDDD; from the coding sequence ATGAAGAAGACATTGACAATTATCGGCTTTCTCGCGGTCTTTACGGCCGGCGCGGCGCTGGCTGACGACGATTGCTTCGTGCCGATGGCCGACTGGCAGCCGCGCGATGCTGTTGCCATGCTGGCCGAGGAAAATGGTTGGACGGTGCGCCGGATCAAGATCGATGACGGCTGCTACGAGATCGACGGGAGGGATGCCGAGGGGCGTGCGATCGAGGTGACTGTCCACCCGGCCACGCTGGAGGTAATCGAGTTCGAGTACGAGGACGACGAGGATGATCGCCGCGAGCGGGATCACGAGAGACGCGACGATGACTGA
- a CDS encoding ferredoxin reductase family protein, with product MIAASGITRDATMTDAARRDGIVPVPSLPPLSRLSLNSPLALTGPVLVALPCLLAALLGFNTYATYGADAALGIAVGAAAVVAMAQTLILAARPPLVEPLFGGLDRMYRVHKWLGISAMVLMILHQQIEPDFERLVRETSLGELGEEAGELAFNALLALVAVSWFRRLPFTPLEIPYQIWRFSHRFMGALFAIVVFHQFFVDLPTEVDPSLSVLLNTFGIAGVIAWIFTELVAPYLRRREFTVTEISQTKDTTTLTLRPEGRAMRWRPGQFAFFRAPEAGLSEPHPFTIASAPRPDGTLTFCIRGLGGWTRSLPAILRTGTRVQVEGPYGRFNFRKGGARQIWLAGGIGITPFLAWAESLTEAESRDIHLIYCVPTQEEAIGVETLRAAAARNPRFSFEVVVTTRDGRLTAERLIGAVPFAIRQADLWFCGPTGLKDGILKGLKAQGQTPRRVRFEQFEFT from the coding sequence ATGATCGCCGCGAGCGGGATCACGAGAGACGCGACGATGACTGATGCAGCGCGTCGCGACGGTATTGTCCCGGTGCCGAGCCTGCCGCCACTCTCCCGGCTTTCCCTAAACTCTCCTCTAGCCCTGACGGGCCCGGTGCTGGTTGCGTTGCCATGCCTGCTGGCGGCTTTGCTCGGTTTCAACACCTATGCGACTTATGGTGCGGATGCCGCGCTCGGCATCGCCGTCGGGGCCGCGGCAGTTGTCGCGATGGCACAGACCCTGATCCTCGCCGCACGGCCGCCGCTGGTGGAGCCGTTGTTCGGCGGTCTCGATCGCATGTACCGGGTCCACAAGTGGCTTGGTATTTCCGCAATGGTCCTGATGATCCTGCACCAGCAGATCGAGCCGGATTTCGAGCGTTTGGTGCGTGAAACCTCCCTTGGTGAACTTGGTGAAGAGGCGGGCGAACTTGCCTTCAACGCGCTTCTTGCCCTGGTTGCTGTCAGCTGGTTCCGGAGATTGCCCTTCACCCCACTGGAAATCCCCTATCAAATCTGGCGGTTCAGCCATCGTTTCATGGGGGCCCTTTTTGCAATCGTGGTCTTTCACCAGTTCTTCGTCGACCTGCCGACAGAGGTAGATCCATCGCTCTCGGTGCTTCTGAACACATTCGGCATCGCCGGAGTGATCGCGTGGATATTCACCGAGCTGGTCGCCCCGTACCTGCGGCGTAGAGAATTCACCGTCACAGAGATCAGCCAGACCAAGGACACCACCACGCTAACCCTCCGCCCCGAGGGGCGGGCCATGCGGTGGCGGCCGGGGCAATTCGCCTTCTTCCGCGCGCCAGAGGCAGGACTGTCCGAGCCGCACCCTTTCACGATTGCCAGCGCCCCGCGCCCTGACGGCACCCTGACGTTCTGCATCAGGGGGTTGGGTGGCTGGACACGAAGCCTGCCCGCCATCTTGCGGACCGGAACGCGCGTGCAGGTCGAAGGGCCATATGGACGGTTCAATTTCCGCAAGGGCGGTGCGCGCCAAATATGGCTTGCCGGCGGCATCGGTATCACGCCGTTCCTCGCCTGGGCGGAAAGCCTGACAGAGGCGGAGAGTCGCGACATTCACCTCATCTACTGCGTTCCGACACAAGAGGAGGCGATTGGCGTAGAGACGTTGCGCGCTGCGGCTGCCCGCAACCCGAGGTTCAGTTTCGAGGTGGTCGTTACGACGCGCGATGGCAGGCTCACGGCCGAGCGCCTGATTGGCGCGGTCCCTTTCGCGATCCGGCAAGCCGATCTGTGGTTCTGCGGCCCAACCGGTCTGAAGGACGGGATTCTCAAGGGCTTGAAAGCACAAGGCCAAACGCCTCGCCGTGTCCGCTTCGAGCAGTTCGAATTCACCTGA
- a CDS encoding PepSY domain-containing protein, protein MKKTLTALALIALLPAGAALADDDDCNAPRDQWQPREAAMQMAEQNGWTVRDFEIDDGCYEIEGRDQNGREIEVKFDPATLQIVEMDYEDDDDDRGGARNPAPAGTVAPPQNGLFGNGAPPQVQVN, encoded by the coding sequence ATGAAAAAGACCCTGACCGCCCTTGCCCTGATCGCACTTTTGCCCGCCGGCGCTGCGCTGGCCGACGACGATGATTGCAATGCGCCCCGTGACCAGTGGCAGCCGCGCGAGGCCGCCATGCAGATGGCCGAACAGAACGGTTGGACGGTGCGCGACTTCGAGATCGACGACGGCTGCTACGAAATCGAAGGCCGAGACCAGAATGGCCGCGAGATCGAGGTGAAGTTCGATCCGGCGACGCTGCAGATCGTCGAGATGGACTACGAGGATGATGACGACGACCGCGGTGGCGCCCGCAATCCCGCGCCCGCTGGAACGGTCGCTCCTCCGCAGAACGGCCTCTTCGGAAACGGCGCCCCTCCGCAGGTTCAGGTGAACTGA
- a CDS encoding DUF2271 domain-containing protein, producing MKSLLATLALTTALTLPGLAMARPVTLTTTLNNYGGDGAYLALYVTDASGAYVGSLWMAGGKSKYYEHLSDWYRATGGDTAQVNGITGASVGAGRSLEITLDLADALFDAGYTLHIDAAVEDMRDSPNEVAVPLTTAGAGTPVSGRRYIANFSYDM from the coding sequence ATGAAATCACTTCTCGCAACGCTCGCGCTTACCACCGCACTCACGCTTCCCGGCCTCGCTATGGCACGGCCCGTGACGCTCACAACCACCCTTAACAACTATGGTGGCGACGGCGCTTACCTCGCGCTTTACGTTACCGACGCCTCGGGCGCCTATGTCGGCAGTCTCTGGATGGCTGGTGGCAAGTCCAAGTACTACGAGCATCTGAGCGACTGGTACCGTGCCACGGGCGGCGATACCGCGCAGGTAAACGGTATCACCGGCGCCAGCGTCGGCGCGGGCCGCAGTCTCGAGATCACGCTCGATCTGGCCGACGCGCTGTTCGATGCGGGCTACACGCTGCACATCGACGCGGCAGTCGAGGATATGCGCGACAGCCCGAACGAGGTGGCCGTGCCGCTGACGACGGCGGGCGCGGGCACGCCGGTGAGCGGGCGGCGCTACATCGCCAACTTCTCCTACGACATGTGA